A window of the Streptomyces griseochromogenes genome harbors these coding sequences:
- a CDS encoding SAM-dependent methyltransferase, producing the protein MPYGSASSSEEATRSYYDTPDVEAFYDAVWGGEDIHTGIYARADESVADASRHTVEQAADKVSDLVCAGSSVLDLGSGYGGPTRYLAERFGCRVIALNLSDTQNQRHRATNAERGLDHLIEVVTGSFHDIACPDSRFDVVWSQEAFCHSGDRPRLLSEAVRVLKPEGALVFTDLMAAEDTPAAALRAAVSRLGVDSLATPHFYRRTLAGLGLSHTDFDDRSDQLIRHYERITEETRRREQELRRIISPAYVDSLLANLPLWVAAARRGELRWGIFHCRA; encoded by the coding sequence ATGCCTTACGGCAGTGCATCGAGCTCCGAGGAAGCGACCCGCAGCTACTACGACACCCCGGACGTCGAGGCGTTCTACGACGCGGTGTGGGGCGGTGAGGACATCCACACCGGGATCTACGCCCGGGCGGACGAATCGGTCGCGGATGCCTCCCGTCACACCGTCGAGCAGGCCGCGGACAAGGTGAGCGACCTTGTCTGTGCGGGCAGCTCGGTGCTGGACCTCGGTTCCGGTTACGGTGGCCCGACCCGCTACCTGGCCGAACGCTTCGGATGCCGAGTCATCGCCCTCAACCTCAGCGACACCCAGAACCAGCGCCACCGCGCCACGAACGCCGAGCGTGGCCTCGACCACCTCATCGAGGTCGTCACCGGGTCCTTCCACGACATCGCCTGTCCCGACAGCCGTTTCGACGTCGTCTGGTCCCAGGAAGCCTTCTGCCACAGCGGCGACCGCCCCCGCCTGCTCAGCGAAGCCGTCCGTGTCCTCAAGCCGGAGGGGGCCCTGGTCTTCACCGACTTGATGGCTGCTGAGGACACCCCTGCCGCAGCTCTGCGCGCCGCCGTCTCCCGACTGGGCGTGGATTCCCTGGCCACGCCGCACTTCTACCGCCGCACACTCGCCGGCCTGGGGCTGTCCCACACCGATTTCGACGACCGCAGCGACCAACTGATCCGCCACTACGAGCGCATCACCGAGGAGACACGCCGGCGCGAACAGGAACTGCGCCGCATCATCAGCCCCGCCTACGTCGACAGCCTGCTGGCCAATCTGCCCCTGTGGGTAGCTGCCGCACGTCGCGGGGAACTGCGCTGGGGCATCTTCCACTGCCGCGCCTGA
- a CDS encoding alpha/beta hydrolase family protein, protein MIARAVGTAGVLAVALGAGMTPAMAAGKTSKKPTATGVSPDQDDTPWAPQNDEAPPQHKAVRPAAVTPRAGTSALQLSLPEPTGRHGVGTFSLHLVDKSRTDPYVPGNRPRELMVSFWYPAASTRGHYQAPWMPSASGAHFLASQGLTPQQVTLPKTAGHVLAPVDTKLGKLPVLLYSSGLHSDRARGTVLAEDLASRGYLVVTVDHTHDANEVQFPGGRLEVNTMPVGTHSADTLNVRAADIHFVINQLSAIAKGGNPDVDHARLPTGLSHHVDMSRIGMFGASLGGAAVDTAMQLDHRIAAGVNLDGQFFGSAPSKNLDRPFMLFSSGTHNRNNDKSWRTLWSHLKGYRVDIQLHGSAHVSFVDDEAMAPQEAGLLGLSPAQLQQVYGTIDPNRAIEIQRVYLAAFFDQELRHQHGTLLDGPDKKFPEISFVR, encoded by the coding sequence GTGATCGCCAGAGCGGTCGGTACGGCGGGTGTGCTGGCCGTAGCCCTGGGTGCGGGGATGACGCCGGCGATGGCCGCCGGAAAGACCTCCAAAAAGCCCACTGCCACTGGGGTCTCGCCCGACCAGGACGACACGCCTTGGGCGCCCCAGAACGACGAGGCGCCGCCGCAGCACAAGGCCGTCCGTCCGGCAGCCGTCACGCCTCGCGCCGGCACGTCCGCTCTCCAGCTCAGTCTGCCCGAGCCGACCGGGCGCCACGGCGTAGGCACGTTCAGCCTGCACCTCGTCGACAAGTCCCGCACGGACCCGTACGTGCCTGGCAACAGACCGCGCGAGCTGATGGTGTCGTTCTGGTACCCGGCCGCCTCGACCCGCGGTCACTACCAGGCGCCGTGGATGCCGTCAGCCTCCGGCGCCCACTTCCTCGCCTCCCAGGGCCTGACGCCACAACAGGTGACGTTGCCGAAGACCGCAGGCCATGTCCTCGCCCCGGTCGACACCAAGCTCGGCAAACTGCCCGTCCTGCTGTACTCCAGCGGGCTGCACTCGGACCGTGCGAGGGGCACCGTGCTCGCCGAGGACCTCGCCAGCCGCGGCTACCTCGTCGTCACCGTCGACCACACCCACGACGCCAACGAGGTGCAGTTCCCCGGCGGACGGCTCGAGGTCAACACCATGCCGGTCGGCACGCACTCCGCCGACACGCTCAACGTGCGCGCCGCCGACATCCACTTCGTCATCAACCAGCTCAGTGCGATCGCCAAAGGCGGCAACCCGGACGTCGACCACGCCAGGCTCCCCACCGGTCTGTCGCACCACGTGGACATGTCCCGCATCGGGATGTTCGGCGCTTCGCTGGGCGGCGCGGCGGTCGACACCGCCATGCAGCTCGACCACCGCATCGCCGCCGGCGTCAACCTGGACGGCCAGTTCTTCGGCTCGGCACCGAGCAAGAACCTGGACCGCCCCTTCATGCTCTTCAGCTCCGGCACCCACAACCGCAACAACGACAAGTCGTGGCGCACGCTGTGGTCGCATCTGAAGGGATACCGGGTCGACATCCAGCTGCACGGCTCGGCGCATGTGTCGTTCGTCGACGACGAGGCGATGGCGCCCCAGGAGGCGGGCCTGCTCGGGCTCTCCCCGGCCCAGCTCCAGCAGGTGTACGGCACGATCGACCCCAACCGAGCGATCGAGATCCAGCGCGTCTATCTCGCCGCCTTCTTCGACCAGGAACTACGCCACCAGCACGGCACCCTGCTCGACGGGCCTGACAAGAAATTCCCGGAGATTTCCTTCGTCCGCTGA